The stretch of DNA CGATGGCGACCGTCGTGACAGGCTGGCCCACGTCACCGCGCCCGCGCTGGTGATCCATGGCAGTGCCGACCCGCTGTTTCCGCTGCCTCACGGGCAGGACACGGCCTCGGCCATTCCCGGGGCCCGCTTCATGCCGGTCGAGGGGATGGGGCATGATCTGCCCGCACCGTTCCACGCCGCCGTGATCGATGCCATCGCGCAAGTGACCGGAGGGGCTTAGCCCACCCTGACCCAGATGGCGGAGGCATCGTCGCTCGGCTTGAAGCGGGGGTAGAGATGCGATTGCGCATCGTCACGCTCGATGGCGCGCAACTCCTCGATCAGCGCGGTCAGGCCGCGCCGGGGCAGCGCCTCGAACAGGCTGGCCGGGTCATAGAGGCCGTAAGCATCGAACAGCGCGGAAAAGCCGTCGGACATCAGCAGCAATTCGTCACCCTTGCGCACCGGCATCTCGCGATAGCTGGTCGCCTCTCGCGACTCCTGCGCGTCGACCCCCAGCACCCGCCGCTTCGGGCGGTTGCGCGCCGCGCGCCGGTCCGCCAGCACCTCGGGCGAGCGCACGCCGCCTGCCGTCGCCCCCGCGCCCAGGGCCAGAGCCGCCGCCTGCTCGCGCCGCCGGTCAGGTTCGGGCGTGACGAAGGAAACTTCGCCCCCACGACGATGCAGTACGGGGCAATCGCTGGCATAGGCGCAGCGCAGCACATCGCCCTCCAGCGACACCACCGCGAAGGCGGCGCTGGGGATTTCCCACAAGGCGAGGGGGTCGCGCTGCTTCTCCCGGTGATAGGTGGCTTCCACGAGCTCGAATACGCTGTCGCAGATCGTCTCCAGCGGGCCAAAGGCCTGCGTGAAGGCCCGGTCCGCCGTCGCGGCCAGCCATGCCGCCCCGCCGCGCGATCCCAGCAGGCCGGGTTCGCCCAGATCGGTGGCGCCGTCGATCACCCATGCGTGGCGGTCGCCGCAGCCGAGGCGGTCGTCATTGGCGACCTCGACCTTGCCGGCGATGCTCGCCATCTGGATCAGGTCGAGATGCAACATGGGGGTCACCTTCAGGGAATCAGGAATGGGCCTGATATCAGAATGATGCGTGATCCTGCCCGCGGCAAGGGGGCGTGGGATCAATCCTCGCGCTGCTGCAGATAGGCGGTGGGCGAAACGCCCAGCAGGCGCCGGAACATGGCGGCAAAGGCGCTGGGGCTGTCATAGCCATGCTCCAGCGCGACCTCCAGCACCGAGGCGCCCGAAGCCAGCCGGGGCAGGCTGAGCAGCAGGCGGGTGCGGCGCAGCCAGGCGCCGAAACTCATGCCCAGTTCGCGGTGAAACAGGCGGGCCAGCGTGCGGGCGCTGACATGGATCTCCTGCGCCAGCCCCTCCAGCGTGACGGTCGCCGCGGGATCGGCAATGATCCTGTCACACAGGCGCATCAGCCGGGGATCGCGCGGCAGGTGGATATGCAGGTCGAGGCGGGGGGCGGCCCCGATCTCGTCGAGGATCAGTTGCATCACCCGCTCGTCCCGCCCGCCTGAGGGGTAATCGAGCGGGATGCGCGTGGCGGCCACAATCGCCTCGCGCAGAAAGGGCGAGACCGCGATCACCTCGCAGGCCCGAGGCAGGTCGGTGCGCGCATCCTCACGCACGAAAACAGTGCGCATCGAGACGTCGCCCGCGATGCGGATGGCATGGTCCTGCCCGCCGGGCATCCACACCGCGCGGCCCGGCGGCACGACCCAGCTTCCGTCCCCGCCGCTGACGGTCATCACCCCGCTCAGCGTGTGGATCAGTTGCGCGCGGGCGTGGCGATGGGGGGCGATATGCTCGCCATGGGGGTGATCGCTGGCCAGCGCCGTGACGGGCGTGGGCGCGCGGTCGCAATCCTCATGGGTGCGCGGCCGGTGGAGAGACAATCTGTCCATACCGCGACGACAGATGTCATTCCCGCGCGAGAAGGGCAAGCCTGTTGCGGTTACGGACAGGGGCTCCCAGCCATCGAGTGAAACGCTGTGCCCGACCCTTCTTTCCGCCGCGCGATCTGTGCTGCCCTGTCTTCCACCTTGCTGGCCGGATGCGTCTCCGCGCCCAAGGCGCCGCCTGCCTCGACCATCCCCGTGCCGGAGCGCTTGACCGACCAGCCTTTTTCCGGGGCGCCCGTTTCGGCATGGTGGCGGCTCTATCGCGATCCGGCGCTCGATGCGCTGGTGGACGAGGCGCTGGCCAACAACCGCGATCTGCGCGCGGCCTCGGCCCATTGGCAGGAGGCGCGCGCCCTGCTCGGCAAGGCGAAGGCCGAGCGTCTGCCCATCACCACCCTGTCCGCTGGCGTGGGCGAGGGCAGCACGCTTCAGGACCAGATCACCACCGCATGGCTGGGCACCAGCACGATCCGCACCGGCCCGCGCTACGATCTGGGCGGCGATGTGTCCTGGGAGCTGGATCTGTCCGGGCGGCTGAAGGCGCAGCAGCGCGCCGCCCAAGCCGATGCTCAGGTTTCGGCGGCTTTGCTCGATGGCGTGCGGATTGCGGTGGCGGCGGATGTGACCGGCGCGTGGCTGCGCGCCTGCGGGTCGGCGCATCAGGCGGCGGTGGCGCGCGATCGGCTGGCACAGGCGAGGCAGGGCCGTGATCTGGCCGAAGCCTTGCGCGCATCGGGTGCGGCTGTGCCCGCCGATGTGCTGCGCGCCGATGCCGAGGCGGACGCCATCGCCGCCACCATCCCGATGCTGGAGGCCGCGCGCCATGATGCGCTGGCCGAACTGGCGGTGCTGTCCGGTCATCTGCCGCAGGAGGTGCCTCCAGCCGCCGCTGCCTGCGCGCGCCTGCCCATGCTGGCTGCCGACGTGCCGGTGGGCGATGGTTATGCCCTGCTGCGCCGCCGCCCCGATCTGCGCGCCGCCGAGCACCGGCTGGCCGCCAGCACGGCGCGCATCGGTGTGGCGGTGGGCGATCTCTATCCGCATATCGCGCTGAGCGCTCAGCAGGCGGTGTCCTCGCCCACGCCGGGCGGGTTGGTTGCGCGCAGCAATATGGTCTGGCGGATCGGGCCGCTGCTCGACTGGAGTTTCCCGAACATCGGCGTGGCGCGGGCGCGGGTCCGTCAGGCGCGTGCCGGAGAGGTCGCGGCGCTGGCCGCTTATGATGGCGCGATCCTCATGGCCTTCAAGGAGGTCAATCAGGCCGCGCGCGATTACGGCGCGGCGCTGGAGCGGCAGGCGGCCTTGGCCCATGCGGCGCGGCGCAGTGCCTTGGCCGATGATCTGATGCGCCGCCAGCGCGCGGCGGGCGGAGCGACGGCGCTGGAAGCTCTATCGACACAGCGCGGCGCCAGTGAGGCTGCCGCTGCTTTGGCGTCCGCCGATCTGGATGTCGCAGCGGCGCAGCTCCGCCTGTTCAAGGCGCTGGGCGGCGGGTGGGAGCAGGCTCCCCCCCGTCAGCCAGCCCGATCTTTCCCGAACCCCTTCCGCAGGTGATCCCCGCCATGACTGAAACCACCCCATCCTCCTCCTCGGCCAGACGCCGTCTGCTGGTGCTGGCCGCCTCGGGCGCTGTTGCTGTGGGGGCCCTCGCTTTTGGCGTCCATTGGTGGACGCAGGGCCGCTTTCTGATCGAGACCGACAATGCCTATGTCCGCGCCGATGTGGTGACCATCGCGCCGCGCGTGGCGGGCATGATCGTCGCGGTTGCAGTGGCGGACAATCAGCGGGTGAGGGCCGGGGATATTCTGGCGCGCATCGATGATCGCGATTACCGCATGAAGGTGGAACAGGCCCAGGGCGCTTTGACCGAGGCCGAGGCAGGCGTTGCGGAGGGGCAGGCGCGGATCGCCAATCTGGATGCGCGCGCGGTGCAGCAACGCAGCCTGATCGCGCGGGATGCCGCCGCCACGACCGCGCGCGAGGTCGAGGCGCATCTGGCCGCATTGCAAGCCCAGCGTCAGGATACTCTGGCCCGGCAGCATGTCACCAGCGACCAGTTGCAGCAAAGCGCTCAGGCTGAGCGCAGCAAAAGTGTTGCCGGGGTGGCGCAGGCGCGGGCCACGCTGGCTGCCTCCCGCGCACAGGTACAGGTGCTGGCCACCGAGCGCGAGGCCGCCATCGCCGATCTCGCCAAGGCGCGGGGCATGCTGCAGCAGGCGCATGCAGCATTGGCTGCGGCAAGGCTCGATCTGGAGCGCACGGTGATCCGCGCGCCGGTCGATGGCACGGTGGGGCAACGGGCCCTGCGGGTGGGGCATTATGCCGATGTCGGCACGCCGCTGATGGCCGTGGTGCCGATGGCGCCCTATGTGGTGGCAAATTACAAGGAGACCCAGACCGACCGTATCCGCCCCGGCCAGAGGGTTGAGGTTTCGGTGGATGCTCTGGGCGGCGCGGTGCTGAAGGGGCGGGTGGACAGTCTCGCGCCCGCCTCCGGCGCGCAATTCGCGCTGCTGCCGCCGGACAATGCCACGGGCAATTTTACCAAGATCGTCCAGCGTATTCCGCTGCGGATTCGTTTCGATGGGGGGCAGGCAAGGTTGGACGATCTGCGCCCCGGCATGTCGGTGGAAACCAGCGTGGATACGCGGCCATGAGCGTGGCGCCGCAGGCCGATCACGTCTCCCTGCGCGGCTGGGTGGCGGTGCTGGGGGGCGTGGTGGGCTGCTTTATGGCGGGGATGAATGTGCATGTCACCAATGCCTCGCTGCCCGATGTGCGCGGGTCTCTGGGGGCGTCCTTCGAGGAAGGATCGTGGATCACCACCGCCTATCTGGTGGCCGAGATCATCGTCATCCCCATGACCGGCTGGCTGGTCAGCGTGTTTTCGATGCGGCGGGTGCTGATGGTGGGAACGGGGGGCTTTGTGGTTTTCTCGATCCTCTGTTCCACCGCGCCCGATATCACCACGATGATCGCGGCGCGCGCCTTGCAGGGCGCGTTCGGCGGCGTGCTGATCCCGCTGTCCTTGCAGATCATCGTGACGGAACTGCCCGCCTCGAAGCATCCTTTCGGCATGGCGTTGTTTGCGGTGTCAAACAATGTGGCGCAGGCGGCGGGGCCCTCGCTGGGGGGCTGGCTGACCCAGGCCTATAGCTGGCGCTGGATCTTCTATCTTCAGGTGCCGCCCGGCCTGTTGCTGCTGGCCGCCATCGGCTGGGCCATGCCGCGCGGGGAGGCGCGCATCGAAAAGCTGCGCGAGGGCGATTGGGCCGGGATCGCCGCCATGGCACTGGGGCTTTCGGCCTTGCAGATCATGCTGGAAGAGGGCGGGCGCAAGGACTGGTTCTCGTCCAGCTTTATTGTCGAGGCCGGCATGGTTGCTGTGATCTGCCTGCTGGTCTTTATGGTGATCGAGTTGAGGCGCAAGAACCCGTTGATCAATCTGCGGCTGCTGGCGCAGGGGAATTTCGGGCTCGCCAGCCTGATGCAGTTCATCTTCGGCGCCATCGTCTTTGGCGTGGTCTTTCTGGTGCCCAATTATTTCGCCGAGACGCAGGGTTACAATGCGCAGGACATCGGCATGACGATGATCCCTTACGGCCTGATCCAGTTCGTCATGTCCTTTGCCACGCCGCGTCTGATGCGCTGGACCAGCACGCGCACCATCATCATCGCGGGCTTCGTCATCATGGCGGCGGGCTGTTTGATGAACATCCATCTCGACGGCGATGCGGCGGCCAATGTGATCGTGCCCTCGCTGGTGGTGCGCGGGGTGGGGCAGAGCTTTATCGTGGTGGCACTGGGCGTGATGGCGATGCAGGGCATGGCGAAAGCCGAACTGGGCTCGGCATCGGGGCTGTTTTCCACGGTGCGCAATGTGGGCGGGGCGATCGGCATCGCTCTGGCCAGCCAGTTCGTGGTCGAGCGCGAGAAGCTGCATGCCGCCCGCATCGGCGAGGCGGTGACGCCCTTCTCGCAAGCCCTGCAGCGCCGCATGGTGGAGGCGGCGGATGTGCTGATCGGCCATCCTGTCGACAGCCATGCCGCGCTGCAGGGCAAGGCTGCCGAGCCGGTGCGTCAGCAGATCCTCGCGCTGATCGATCGCAACCTTCATCATGAGGCACTGCTGCTGGCCTATAGCGATGCCTTTCTGGTGGCTGGGGGCTGCATGCTGCTTTGCGCGGCGGGCAGTCTGCTGCTGGGGCGGAGCAAGTCGTCATGAGCGTTATGTTGTCATCGCGGAAACAAGCTGATAATCGTGGCCGTGCATGTCGGAGTTCGGTGCTGTGATCCTGAAGTAAAAGCATTCGCGCGACTGTCGCCTGTATTCTGGCAGACATCGCGCATGCCCGGCCCGCTTGAGGCCCGATCCTTACAATCCGGCAGAACAGACCCTCGCCGCATCATGGCGCGCGACACTGCGTCTGTCGGACACAGATCCGAGATGCATGATGCAAGATCAAACCCACGATATCCTCGCCCATAATCAATCCGCCTGGGACAAACAGGCCGCCAGCAACTGCGCATGGTCGCAACCCGTTTCCGCTCGGACCATCGCAGAGGCCCGCGCGGGGCTATGGTCGGTGCCCCTGACGTCCGGCACCTTGCCCGCGCACTGGCTCGGCGATGTGCAGGGCCAGCGCATCCTCTGCCTTGCCTCGGCGGGAGGGCAGCAGGGGCCGGTGCTTGCGGCGGCGGGCGCGCAGGTGACGGTCTTCGACGCCTCGCAAGGCCAGCTTGAGCAGGACCGCATGGTGGCGGCGCGCGACGGCCTGTCCCTCGCCACGGTGCAGGGCGATATGCGCGACCTCTCGGCCTTCGAAGACGCCGCCTTCGACATCATCTTCCACCCGATCTCGAACCATTACGTGCCTGATGTGCGCCCGGTCTGGCGCGAAGCTTTCCGCATCCTGCGCCCCGGCGGCAGACTGCTGGCCAGCTTCTACAATCCGGTGATCTTCGTGGAGGATCGCGATCCAGCGCTGGCCGCACAGGGCCTGATCCGCCCGGCCCACACCATCCCCTATGCCGACACGCGCGATCTGGCGCCCGACAGGTTGCAGGCCAAAATGGAGGCCGGAGAGGCGCTGGTCTTCGGCCACAGCCTCACCGATCTGATCGCGGGACAGATCGCGGCGGGCTTTCTGATCGCAGGCTTTCAGGAAGACCCGGC from Novosphingobium sp. encodes:
- a CDS encoding helix-turn-helix transcriptional regulator, yielding MSLHRPRTHEDCDRAPTPVTALASDHPHGEHIAPHRHARAQLIHTLSGVMTVSGGDGSWVVPPGRAVWMPGGQDHAIRIAGDVSMRTVFVREDARTDLPRACEVIAVSPFLREAIVAATRIPLDYPSGGRDERVMQLILDEIGAAPRLDLHIHLPRDPRLMRLCDRIIADPAATVTLEGLAQEIHVSARTLARLFHRELGMSFGAWLRRTRLLLSLPRLASGASVLEVALEHGYDSPSAFAAMFRRLLGVSPTAYLQQRED
- a CDS encoding TolC family protein gives rise to the protein MPDPSFRRAICAALSSTLLAGCVSAPKAPPASTIPVPERLTDQPFSGAPVSAWWRLYRDPALDALVDEALANNRDLRAASAHWQEARALLGKAKAERLPITTLSAGVGEGSTLQDQITTAWLGTSTIRTGPRYDLGGDVSWELDLSGRLKAQQRAAQADAQVSAALLDGVRIAVAADVTGAWLRACGSAHQAAVARDRLAQARQGRDLAEALRASGAAVPADVLRADAEADAIAATIPMLEAARHDALAELAVLSGHLPQEVPPAAAACARLPMLAADVPVGDGYALLRRRPDLRAAEHRLAASTARIGVAVGDLYPHIALSAQQAVSSPTPGGLVARSNMVWRIGPLLDWSFPNIGVARARVRQARAGEVAALAAYDGAILMAFKEVNQAARDYGAALERQAALAHAARRSALADDLMRRQRAAGGATALEALSTQRGASEAAAALASADLDVAAAQLRLFKALGGGWEQAPPRQPARSFPNPFRR
- a CDS encoding HlyD family secretion protein, whose translation is MTETTPSSSSARRRLLVLAASGAVAVGALAFGVHWWTQGRFLIETDNAYVRADVVTIAPRVAGMIVAVAVADNQRVRAGDILARIDDRDYRMKVEQAQGALTEAEAGVAEGQARIANLDARAVQQRSLIARDAAATTAREVEAHLAALQAQRQDTLARQHVTSDQLQQSAQAERSKSVAGVAQARATLAASRAQVQVLATEREAAIADLAKARGMLQQAHAALAAARLDLERTVIRAPVDGTVGQRALRVGHYADVGTPLMAVVPMAPYVVANYKETQTDRIRPGQRVEVSVDALGGAVLKGRVDSLAPASGAQFALLPPDNATGNFTKIVQRIPLRIRFDGGQARLDDLRPGMSVETSVDTRP
- a CDS encoding DHA2 family efflux MFS transporter permease subunit, whose translation is MSVAPQADHVSLRGWVAVLGGVVGCFMAGMNVHVTNASLPDVRGSLGASFEEGSWITTAYLVAEIIVIPMTGWLVSVFSMRRVLMVGTGGFVVFSILCSTAPDITTMIAARALQGAFGGVLIPLSLQIIVTELPASKHPFGMALFAVSNNVAQAAGPSLGGWLTQAYSWRWIFYLQVPPGLLLLAAIGWAMPRGEARIEKLREGDWAGIAAMALGLSALQIMLEEGGRKDWFSSSFIVEAGMVAVICLLVFMVIELRRKNPLINLRLLAQGNFGLASLMQFIFGAIVFGVVFLVPNYFAETQGYNAQDIGMTMIPYGLIQFVMSFATPRLMRWTSTRTIIIAGFVIMAAGCLMNIHLDGDAAANVIVPSLVVRGVGQSFIVVALGVMAMQGMAKAELGSASGLFSTVRNVGGAIGIALASQFVVEREKLHAARIGEAVTPFSQALQRRMVEAADVLIGHPVDSHAALQGKAAEPVRQQILALIDRNLHHEALLLAYSDAFLVAGGCMLLCAAGSLLLGRSKSS
- a CDS encoding class I SAM-dependent methyltransferase; the protein is MMQDQTHDILAHNQSAWDKQAASNCAWSQPVSARTIAEARAGLWSVPLTSGTLPAHWLGDVQGQRILCLASAGGQQGPVLAAAGAQVTVFDASQGQLEQDRMVAARDGLSLATVQGDMRDLSAFEDAAFDIIFHPISNHYVPDVRPVWREAFRILRPGGRLLASFYNPVIFVEDRDPALAAQGLIRPAHTIPYADTRDLAPDRLQAKMEAGEALVFGHSLTDLIAGQIAAGFLIAGFQEDPAPTPRFTIDRYLPTFLATLALKP